The following is a genomic window from Anopheles aquasalis chromosome 3, idAnoAquaMG_Q_19, whole genome shotgun sequence.
gcggtggtgtagAGCTCCGGTGCGCACGTGTAATTTCCGGCATCATCGAACTCCGCATTCCGTATCAGATGGTACGAGGTGATACTGTTGAGAGGCGATCGTTCTCGCTTTCGCAGCGATTCGTACGCAACGATCTGGAAACGTAGTTGTACGCCAATTTGTGAGCGTGTCCGCGTTCTagctcccccctcccttccgACTAGCTAACTTACGTCGTTTCGATGGTACCAGATGATGTGACTGGGCCGCCGGTCATAGTTATGATTGACGATGCAGGTAAGATTCACGTTATGGCCCTTGTAGCCGTAAACGATCGAGCCCTCCAGGATCTGCGTCGTGGCCGCTAGAAATAGGTAATCTAAACGCTCTAATAGTTATCGGCAAACTGGGGCCCCAACTACTGGGTAGCAAAGGCAACAACGGGTACGACGCCGCGCTTACCATTAACACGGTCCGCGTACATCCGATTGTAGACGTCTCCGGATTTCTTCCCCTCCAGCTCACCGGAAGAGGGCGGAATGTCGTATAGTATGTCGTCCTGTCGTCTAACAAGCTCCGACTCATCTggagaaaggaaatggaaggggagagagggagagagagacgcacgGCATGATAATAAGATTCACGATAATCACAACCGAACGCAATCACGTTAGGGTGATCGATGCTTTGGACCCAGCACCTTGGCCCCAgggtgtggccaccgttttgtcAGGGAAGGTCGAGTTCTCTCCAAGCTGTCCAAGATTGTGTGAAATTTAAAatagatggaaatggaaagcaaaagtgaCACAAATATCACACTCCATTGAGCCATTTGGCTCCTCGTTAAGTCGTTCAGTGGCGAGTGTGgcacaccaccccccccccccccgcttgtTGACAAACGAAACGGCCCTGGTGAAATATTAAGTGAGCAATAATTTATTGGACCGTGCGCCATCAGCGTCGTGCCGTCTCCTGGGAGCCGGGTTACTCTGCCTTGGAGCGTCACCGTGGGCGTCATTGCtgtccaacagcaacaggcacaTTCGACTTTTGCTTCCTGcagcgtgcgttcgtgtgtgtCAGCAAAGATGTAAATTAACCGTTTAATAAGTCAGAACACCACATTTATAAAGCGGTGAGTGTCAAAATAAATGTCAAAGGACACCGAGGGCACAAGACGGCGAGGGCGAGTTAATTTTCGTGTTCCGTCCGGATCTGCACCGGGAATCCAGACCGTTCATCCGTTCTCCTCGACCATTGTGGTATGATCTTCGGCACCAAAAAGTctctcgatcggatcggagcggAATGATGACGGtgggtttggttgtttggctTTCGTGCGAATACACGAACAACATTCGCTTGATGGACAAACTTTGTTATTGTGTCTCACCCAAAACCCCGTTAGGTGGTGGACAGGGCGGATGTTGTATTGTAAGCGCCTCCGCCAAAGCTACCTTGCCGAGTGGGAAGTTGCATATATTTGAGTTCTATATTTCAACCTTTGACGTCATTACCCGTCGACACGACTTTTCGAGATAATTAGTCGCTCCGAGATTCGTTAAACGAGAGTTTATAAATACTCCTACCTTCGCTTGATCTACACCACAAAacttttgaaaattaatttgaattcacAATCCGTTTACAGATGGCTGGCATGCGGCGAGCTATTTATTACCAGTGCCAATCGACCTTTCAACCACCAGCTACCTAGCTGCCAGCCACAGGTTCTAGCCACATATGAAGGCGAATGCCCCCGGAGGGGGCGGGCAGGAAGTATACTAAGGCCAAAGACGACGCCATCGGATGGCTCCGGTCGATAGCAAGCATCGATCCGGACCGTCTTTGTTTCAATTATATTTACCGAATCAACAAACCCGGAGTATGGCACCACCGGGACTTGCCGGGCAATTCGCTTCCACGGCCCGGTGGCCGACGAACCTCACTTGGTCAAATAGATGttggatttgcattttacaaAATTGCATCCGGTTGCATGGTTGGGCGCCAGACCAGGGCGCATatctgcagcagctccagccaACCCGGAGACCGTCGGTCCACATGGTTAGATTGTTTATTTACTCGCTTGTTCGCTTCAAGTGACTTCTACGCGGGCTCCACCATTTGTTGGCCACTGTTTACAGCAAAAAGCAGcaatgatcagcagcagcacaagtgAATGCATTTTCTTCGAATTTGGTGCCAACTTCCGCGAGAGGCGGTCTGGttccggaccaccaccagtgcgtGCTAGTGTGCGCTGCGTACTGCGGTGGCCACTAGTTGGGCGCCAAATGTTACGCCAGGGAGTGAAACGTTTGCAGAACCAAGTAGCGTCGACGGTGACAGCATCCAAATGGGGTTGGCGCCCCGCTGCGGTTTGGTTATTTGAGTTCGCGAAGCATAACGACGAATGCAATGATCGCTGGCGTGTGTGCGATTCGGTGTGCTGGTCGGTTTTGTCCTTCGGACTTCGGAGCGAAACACTAGCGTGACGACCAGCGTGTATTTATGGGCCGCCGgatggccaccaacacaccacagGTGCCATTAGGGATTGATTGTGTTTAACGCACCAGCAcactggcaaaaaaaaaggaatcgttGTGGTCCCCGACCGACGggggtttattatttttcattcgcggttaacgatgatgatgatgatgatgatgatgaggagcagTGGACACGATGCGGTACGCGGAGGATCGTGGCATCgtgataaattaataaaaattaatgtttcgCAACGGTtttaatcgaagcaacccTTGCCATCGGAACGCTGAGCTTACCGAGTACTATGAGGTAGAGCTGCAGGCTCTTGACCGGCATGGTCGATATCTGGCACTCGTAGATGCCGGTATCCTTTCGGCGCGTCCGGCGGATCTTCAGTGTCCACTCGGCCGTCTGGGGGTTGTGCAGCGCCCGGAACCGCTCGTCGCTGATGAAGGTGTCCGCGTTGATCGCCAGTATGTGCAGGTCATGGTGCCGCACCCAGGAGATGGTGTGCTGGGCCAGGTTCTCGACGCGGCACGCCAGGAATGCGGTCTCACCCTCGCGCACCGTCACATTGCGCGACACGGCCAGATCGAAGTATGGTTCTGtccattgttgctgttgttgttgctggtacgTCCGCCAACTGCTCGTCTCGTGCCACGCATTCGTAAGACCTGTGAAAGTGGAGCGACCGGTCAGAAAGGGGACCGTGAAACGTTTCGTTATAATTAGATCCCGAGGAAGCAGGTGCAGTACCGCCTTAATctagcaaaaaaggggaaagggcgAGCGCCGGGATGACGATGTGTGATGTTAAGGTTAATTCGTGGCGACGTGCAGACGTGCAGGAGatggagatagagagagagagagagcgtgtacAAAGATTGGGGTTATGTTGACGGCGCCTGTCTAGTGGAGATTAGCACTCTGGGCATTGGCTGGAGAGTACATGAAAATGTGTgcattttgctgttgctggccatTACCTTCATTACATACACGAGCACTCCGTGGCGCACGCGGCAGGATGAAAGGCCACGTCTACACGGAGCCATTTTGCGGCGCGTTTTAATTTAACGGTCCGGGCGCGATCGTAATGGTGTGTTGCTGCGGACAGGCCCCCGTCACTCGTATGCCAAACAAGTGATTTATCTaagtacagcaacagcagcagcagcagcagcagcagcagcagtggcagtggcagcaaacagcagaacCATCCcgaagaatccttcatccgtCCATCACGGACCGCCAGCAGACGCCCGCCGGTGAAGCGCCCGAAACGTTCAACGGAGGAACTCAATTACCGGTTTCAACGTACAAAtggaccgccgccgccacatgCAAAACGGTCCTCGTGGCCACGTACGCATATTTCACGCATATTTAGCATCGAGTCGCGAGTTGACTACTACTGGCCTTGCCTGCTTCCGAacacaccgtggccacggcgTGCTGTACTCTCGCTATCAAATGGCCGCCGGTGACGTTCCTTAAGATCCGTTGTTCTGCTAAAACGGCAGGTTTGCGgctattttaaaaaaaatcctcaccTCGACAGTCCTCTCACCGTAGACAAACGCGAGACGCGGACGATTGTGTTTGATTCGCGGCGTGTGGGAAACCGCGTCATTCTCGCGCCCCTGACCATCCGAGGACCTTGTTATGGTATCATGCATCTCGGTGACCATCTCGAGATCGGAACCGGACCACACGGACCAACCGAATGGATGACAAATTCATTTCACGCTAGCTCACGTTTAATGGGGCACGGCATCATTACCATCCGATTTCGGTGGGGTGACGGAATGGCTAAATGATTGATATTGGATACTAAAACGGCGATTTTTTAATCTGTTTTTTTGCCACTAAATACCAACGATGGCCACTCATCGCGAGCTTATTAATAGGAGAAGAGCGCAGCAACATTACGGGCATTGTGGTGGCGATGCGTCACTCTTTAAAAAGCCACCCTTTAAGAggctgctgtgtgtgcggaATGTTGACGAGGGACCACCGGGTCAACCCGGGCCCGGGTCGCGTATCCCCGAATCGCACCTTCATCCCGTGCGTGACAGACGTTTTTGGGCGAGCGCGCGTCTGGTAATCACACAGCCCCGTAGCCCTCGTCTTCAGCCTATTGTTTACCTTGGGTGCGGTTGTGGTTGACTTCAGGCACTTCTTGCATGCGTGGCAATAGTCACGCCCGGTGTCATGCCTTGTCCGGACGCGCAGGAAATTTATTGCAATCCGCCATCATTTCTTCGACAGCCGTGGTCCACCGCAGCCACCGCGAGAGATCTGCGAGTGCTCCGAGCCCACACAGCTCCTGTGgagacaccaccagcagcagcaccagcagtggttCCGGTTTTGTGGCCACCGAGTGAAAGGAGAGCGGGAAGTTAATTAATGGAAAAGGTACTCGACGCAGCGAGCACCGCGTCACGTGTGTGCTGTGTACTTGCGTGTGATTTGTCTTCTCCGATCCCTAACGCTACGCCAGGACGCCTTCATTTAATTGTGCGAGAGGATTGTGTGACCTCGAAAGTGCTCCGTAATAAACCCGCAATCATTTATTACATTACAGCAGGAGCCGGCTGGAGCAAAACCGACCGGTTTTCGGTGTCGGTTTAGTATTTGCTGCGTCCTCATTAGGGCGGCTCGAGCGTATTCAGATCCAACCATCCAAGTTCACATTGGCTTCACGCTGGAACGTGTTTAAACAaatgccggttgccggtgtgGGTTCCATAATGTAACGAGTAGCACAACTAATGAGCCTAGATTGTAACCAGTTTGTTGCTGACTTGTGCTGACTCCCGACCGTACGACGCACTCCAACGCATGGTTTTGGCAACGCAACACAATTGGCCGCTGTGGCTGACACTGGCGTGCATGTGCATGGTTGTCTCCGGATCGGATTAGCTTATTAGCTTAGCCGACAGCGTGCCGAGGAGCGCCATGCGTCAATCAACTTCAAACCGATACAATCCACGAAGGTTCACAGCGCCAGCTAGGTTCTAgtggctcgttcgttcgctcgaggaCTCGAATCACGCGGAACACGCGACGTCAcagtcggtgccggtgttgggGCGTTTGTTCGCGAAAACctgacgctggtggtggttggccagGGCCGagacgatcggtcggtcggtggacgAAATATAAATAAGTGTTTTCGAAAACAGTTGTTTCTAGTCAGActtttatgtttatgtatgtgtgtgttttctgAGGTATGAATATTGTCGGATGATTTACGATAAATTTAGAGTGATAATTGATGAGCATGGTTTGGtacctgtgtgtgtgtttgtttgcgcgCTTGAGCATAACTTGCTCGCAAGGGACTTCGCGGTTCCTTCGCTTGGTGCCTTGgcaaacgccacgccacgccacgccacgccacaccggcGTGCCGAGGTCAACTTACGGCTGTTTTCCGTGAACGAGAACCCGGGTTCGGGTTGGGTCGTTATGCGCCTCATCAATCTTAACTAGTTGCTTGACATTCGGTGCGCCTCAGTTCGGTGCGTGTCGTAATTGtatttactctctctctctccaaccGGCGCGGGACGCGCGTTCTGTGGCCagaccgtcggtcggtccgtgaTCGACTGCCGTGGTTACTCACGCACCTCACGGGcgtgatgatggccaccgtcTGGCACAACAAACAATGTGCGATGTGGTTCATGTGGGATGAAAAATTCGCAAAACATTTCGCACGGAAATCCGATCGGAATGTCGAAGTCGGAGTCCAAGGTGGTGGTCTGATTATTTTAAGCAGATCCCGATAGCCCTCCTTCGTGTAATGTCAAGAATCCATCTTGGGGAGTGACATAATCTTCAAATCatgttcctccttctctcgctctgtgtcgCTCTTCGGCTTGGCATGCATCTACCGACAAGGTACGACGTAGATCGGACTTACGCATCTCGTAACAAATGAGCGGGATTACAGGATTGTGATTGCGGAGTGAGAAacagtgccgtgccgtgttgtGTTGCCGATGCTGCCTTTGAAGCCGCGATTGCGCATCGTGGTGCGAGaaagaaaatccattttcccaCCCAACAACCGgcgaaccaacgaaccgtAAACCCCACATTCCACCGTGGACAGGAACGCGCGCATTGTTTATACAGCTCAGCGGACAGCGCCCAGGTTTGTTAAGTGGTTCGTCGGGTGAATATGTGTGTGAAGGTTGCGTCCCATCCTCTCTTACGGTTTTATCTCGCGGTTGTTAAGAAGTGGGGCCAGATCGAGGAGGCGATGAAGACATTCGCCACGTCGCGCTCCGCTTATTTTCGTCTGCATTTCAGACGCAGCACAGCGTATCCATTTCTCATgagtccctctctctctctctctctctctcgtcgggGATCGGGTTCTGATAGAGGTGGTAGCTTTCATTGGGTTACACATTGCTGTTTGGCTTGGTCACTGGCAGTGTAAGGTGATGAAGTCACGTTTTGCTGTAATTTGCAATCGAAAACAGCACGCCACAAAAGGTGTCCGATAGGGGTGCCTTCGGTCGGTAAGTGGGCTTCTTGGAAGATCTGATACCTTAACTTAACCACCCGTACCCCTTTCGTTAACGAGTTCAACAACCACGGCATGCGCCACGTGATTTCACTCGGCTTTCACACCATGCCAGGTCACACCATGGGCCAGGCCACCGGTGGTAATCTATGTTGCCCGTTCCAGCCCGATTTAACGATGGCTTTCGTGTACTCCTCGTTTTTGtgttggtcctttttttgttgttgttgctgctgcttctctccgCATCGAGACAGTGCGGATGGATTTATGTaggatgctgttgctactggctGCATAAATTAATGTGCGCCAACATCCTCTCACGACCTCCCCtgtactggctggctgtcgaaCAAAAACCGCATCCCGTGGCCCGTGACGATGGCATGTGATAGTGCGGTGATGGATGTAATGAGCGCCAGTTGCTCGTTATTTTGCGTTTATCGTGTCGTTTGTTGGCGCGTGGTTGCTGCTTAATGTGAGGCGCACTTTCCCTTTTGAGGATGGCAGAAGGAATGCGTAGTTTCATCGCTTTGCTAATTAAACAACGGAATCAAGTCtcagttgctgttgttgctgctgctgctgctgctgctgctgctgctgctgctggtggtcgtagTTCAAGAGTATTAGTAAGCAGGACGGGACGGGTTTACATTGTTATCATTGCGAGAAGCGGCTTGAAACTTGATGAAGCATGTTTTGCTCTCCGGTTAGTAATGTTCCGGGCTGCAGCAAATTCTCGAATCGAATCAATCTGCTGACAATAACAGATTTATCGAGAGTGAGTGTCCTCCGTCTGTTGCATAATAGGATTAAAGCGGAAATTGACGCAATTCGTGTATCCTCTTCCCACTTGAACTCACCGAACGCAGACACTaataggagcagcagcagaagcaacatcGTTTGTGGTGGGTGCGAACGTGCTAGCATAACGAAACCCATAATGgacaatgttgttgttgttgtttgaagtATAAATCCACCAACGCACGATGCTTGCGTAAGTCACTTGATCGTACGGCGGTCTGTAGAATCCTCTAGTAGAACGTTCGAACACCggcacactcacatacactcCAAGCTAACGATGCGTAACGATTAACGCGAACGAAGGTTTGCGCTTGTCACCAGCCCGTGGGCAATTATTTCACATGGACGATAATTTTCACTTGGCCCGATACCTCCCGGATACCACCTGCGGCCGTTAGGTGCGGCATTGGCACACGAGGCAGGTCACCACCGAGCTTGGCATTCGCGcggtgtgcttcttcttcagcctTCTTTGCTGTCTCACTTTCTCTTCGGACACTCTTTGGTCGGACGACGAGCACTAGTTGGCGCGAGCGTGTGAAATTGCGTCAAATTGCGACCACCGACCAGGATTGCAGGACCAGGCAGGCGTGCCAGATTGTGTGCAGTTGTACACTCGACTTGAGCCACACTACTCGTGGTCACgctgttgtttcattttttgtttgccattaaGCTGTGGTGTTATTAATTAAACGGACATATAATTAGACTCGCGATACTGTAACCTCTACTCCCTTTATTCTATCATTAGCACGGACACACACGTAAGCTAATCGTTGGTGGTAGATTCCACTTGAAAGGACACTTCACTCTTTAGGTTCAGCGCAGCGCTGGAAGAGGCTGCGCTTCACGGTTCCATCACGATCGATGCTCTGCCATTGCTTTGGTACAGCATCCTTCGACAGCTGAATGAACGAGGACCACACGCGAGGTAAACAAATCGATCGCGATTACGATGAGCGTGAAATCAGGTCAATAAACACTCAATccaaaagagagtgagagcaagagtgtgcatgtgtgtttgctgGCTTTCAAACAACGTTCCCATTAAATGGCAGGAACGCGGAAGGATTAACTGACTTCACCTGACCTGACAGCACGCCCCGGGAACGGTACGATGTGACAGCACCGGGCGCGATCTCGACACTGGATTGCAGGCAGGATGGCAGCGGTTGATCCGCGCCTATGAATGAGCGATCGACGTTGCGCCTCCACGAGGATgggaatttttgaaaatctctCATaatatctcgctctctctctcctgtctgtctctctctctctctctctcgcggtcgGTCAGTCAGCAGGTCCTCGGTGCTGCATTGCACGGACGGAAGCCTCTGGGCTGAGCAACTAAATTTAGCATGCACATGGCGTGTGGAGCATCGCGCCCGTCATCCCGATAGCCAACAAGTGGGGTGCACATGCCAGCATGGCGACATGGCGCTGCTCTCATCGCCGGCtcgtgttgttgatgctgttgctggtatcTCGCGGGAGATTATGACTCTCGCGTTTATATGCGCCGGTACCGCATCGCACGTAACAACGTTGTGACAGGATGGTTTAGCGCGGAAGACAAATTTGCTCTCACTCCGCGCGCACCGCAAAGAAGGAGATGAAGATCAATGTCAGCCGCAGACAGTCAGAGGATGAGGAGCAGGATGGGGAGAAGATTTCCCTCGGCAGCTTCCTGTGGATTGCGCGGCGTTGAAGTTGTTTATTGTTCCGATGTTTCTTTTCTAATCCGCCTTTTGACATTTGAACATGCAGAGCAAGAGGTTCTCTGCCCTTTGCTGTGTAatcattttcgttttctttggtGTTGGTCGATGTCGAATTTATGAATTTTATTGCAAGTTCACACCGAATTGTACGAGAatatgatttattttaaatgtgCTATATGACTTTGAATTCATATTAACTTCAAGTTACTTGTCACTTCACTAACTGGTCTAGTTTTCATTCCAAATATACGCTTACTTTGATAATCTTCATTATTTCTACGCTACAGCAACTGACAGGAgtttttttcaattgttgtcagtaaatatattaatttaaaacatggCTTGAATATACATGATTTATAATTCAACTAACACGCCAACAAATCACAAAGATAAAtccaaaaatcaattaccGTAAGCAGCTAGTAGCGTTAAACGCTTCGTTGCAACGCATGAATCATGTGAAGCCCCGCATGCCATGGCACGGATTCACCGAGCCGAAtagaaatagagaaagagagagagagcaaaaaaaaatcccagcATAATAGATAATCCGAATCAACAGGTTTTGGAGCGATAAAAGCATTTTCTGAAACCAGCTGAGAcgcaccggctgctgctgctgccacacgCGCGTACAGCACGCATGCCACCACGCGGTGAATTCATGAGGAGGAAGTTCATCGTCGTGAGTGCGCTACCCCACCCTTAACTCTGCCGTTCATCGACAGCTAGTGCTGTGGTAGTAAATGGCGCTTTTCCATGCTCCATGTCGTCCTGTTTGCCATTCGCTTCGACACAGCTTCCACATCGTGTTCACTGCGCGAGTGGCGCGTGAACAGCGAAAAGTGAACACTGGAGTGACCGAACCGGCAACAAGGAATCGCCGGTAGTAGTACTgtactccagcagcagcagcagcagcagcagccgtacgCCACGGTAGTACTCGCCGGGACGTCATaccgatcggatcgggatTCCGgacggatcgatcgagtgcaCGCGGTGTGCGCGATATCTCGTCAGCACGCTCATCGTGTGTAAGTGTGTccctgtgtgtctctgtgaTCATTGCAACCAAGCCAGCATCCCGTTCACCTTTTTTGTCCGGTGCGCAGGGGATTATAAAAGGGTGAGGGGAgtgaaatggaggcgcctctcGCGTGACGCTCGGTGACaatgtggctgctgctcgcacACCAACGAAGTCAAGCCTggcggaagcggaaggaagCAGAGCGGCGTTGCAGGAGGACAAATGCAGGAATTTTGGGAACGGAAGGTGTTTCCTGGCGGTCGAAGCATGCCGCTGGACGTACTTACCAACCGAAGGTGCCGGGGTGCGTTCTGTCCCGTTCCggcttggtgctggtgcctaGCGCCCGGGAACCCGTTGCTGCACGCTATTACTGTgcttttaaattattcaaaaggATAATAATCGTTAGATGAAGAAAGCTTTCTGGTGGCTGGATACACGCCAACTCGCTCCGGCTCTA
Proteins encoded in this region:
- the LOC126575530 gene encoding uncharacterized protein LOC126575530 isoform X2, whose protein sequence is MGFVMLARSHPPQTMLLLLLLLLVSAFGLTNAWHETSSWRTYQQQQQQQWTEPYFDLAVSRNVTVREGETAFLACRVENLAQHTISWVRHHDLHILAINADTFISDERFRALHNPQTAEWTLKIRRTRRKDTGIYECQISTMPVKSLQLYLIVLDESELVRRQDDILYDIPPSSGELEGKKSGDVYNRMYADRVNAATTQILEGSIVYGYKGHNVNLTCIVNHNYDRRPSHIIWYHRNDIVAYESLRKRERSPLNSITSYHLIRNAEFDDAGNYTCAPELYTTASTIVHILDGEEAQEFNGGPASGAISGTAQLLYGVLISLGIIYNHRDRMS
- the LOC126575530 gene encoding uncharacterized protein LOC126575530 isoform X1, which encodes MGFVMLARSHPPQTMLLLLLLLLVSAFGLTNAWHETSSWRTYQQQQQQQWTEPYFDLAVSRNVTVREGETAFLACRVENLAQHTISWVRHHDLHILAINADTFISDERFRALHNPQTAEWTLKIRRTRRKDTGIYECQISTMPVKSLQLYLIVLDESELVRRQDDILYDIPPSSGELEGKKSGDVYNRMYADRVNDYLFLAATTQILEGSIVYGYKGHNVNLTCIVNHNYDRRPSHIIWYHRNDIVAYESLRKRERSPLNSITSYHLIRNAEFDDAGNYTCAPELYTTASTIVHILDGEEAQEFNGGPASGAISGTAQLLYGVLISLGIIYNHRDRMS